The DNA region TGGTAGGTGACGCTGAGTTGCAGGAGAGACCGAGGAGTATTTAAAACGGCGGCGGTGATATCAGGCTTCCGCTTATGTCCGCTACGGGCACCCGAACGTTCGAGAAGTGAAGGTCACGTGGGTCAAATGACTCCGATGATGACTAATGCCATTTATTGGTGATGGAGGGGAGCAAAGTCACCGTTGCCGGCGAATTGCTGCGCATTGGCACTGGTTGTTATAGATCTTGAAGACTATACACCCTAGATATCTTCCTGAATCCGCAATTGAACAGGCTCTTGCAAGTCGCTGCAGGAACACTTCCTGGTCACCATGTCCGCATTAGAGACAATCAACCTCTCTCACCTGCCTGCATCTTTGCCGATTCACGTCGGGCTCTATAGGGATTTGCAGAACGCGCCTTTCCTTCGGCAACAGCTTATTTCAGGAAACTCTGATTTTGAATATGCCCTTATTGACGCGAGCATGGTAGGATGCGGAACCCCGGGTAACTACTTAAGAGCAAGTCTAATACTGGATACAGATCCTGTCAAGGACCCATGCTCTCTCAGCGGTCTTCCGGGCTGTCAATGATTATATGAATGCGCGCCTCAAGTCGCGCAACGTTCACTCGGAGATAGTCTTCTCTCTCAGCCCTGCGAATAATGTGCGTTCGGACTTAACATCTTGTCTCCGAGAAACGCTAACCATGCTCAGATTGCTGATTCTTTCCGGAAATTCGGCATCACGGACTCCACGAAAGATCTACTAGTGGTGAAGGTGTCTGTCACTCCTGAGATTACCCATGAGTCAGTGGCAACACACCTCGGAGCTTCCATCGAAGGCTCtgccgtgccattcaatgaCGAAACACTTGCCGCAATTTCAGATGTCGCAAAGATTAAGAAGGCTTACAAGCTAGGTAGCTTGGCTCCTACACCTGCAAAGACGAATGATGTCGAGAATCACGAGAGACGACGGTTGGAGACTGCCCttttgggagctattgcgtTGCGAGGAGCACTATGATGGATTCAAATACTTCAATTCTACTGTGCTGCAATCGCCGGCTCTTCTCTTCAGACGGGATAGTCCATGGCTTACGGACAGAGCAAATTGCCTATCACCCAAATAGGTGCGGTCTACCGATCTCACTGGATACTGATATTGGCCGTGCGTCTAACGACTCCTGGATCTCCAACCGCCGCGGGACAGGGACTGTACGCCGTAGCTGCATATTATGTCTGTCCTGGGGACTACCATGAATTACCAGGATCGTTAATTCAGCGTGATCTTCCCGCCAGCCTCTGACAAAAATTCAAGCCATGTCGGGTTTTAGTCCGCAGAAACTAAATACTCAATGCAAAGCCATCTTCGATATCAGCGAATGCTGCTCGCGCAATATTTCGTAACCCAGTTCATATCAAGCAATAGAATTACTGTCACGGTCCATACCACTTCAAAGTATAAATACTCTCTTCTGTCTTTCAAAAGCCCCTGGCAAGGAATACCACCTTCCAACGGTTGCCCTGCCCACCCACAAACAATTTCCCAAATAGGAAATTCTACAACTTTGCCAAGACCCAATTCgtagtcgccgccggcgatTTCAACGCTTTCACTTCGCGCTTTCAAATGCCACACGACATGAATCATTATTCTTTGGGCATGAGGAGAATGGTATGAATAATTTGCGACAATATATATGACACTCTTATGTCTTGGGAATGCCTTGACTGCACCGAAACCCCCAGGTCTTCTTGTCACCATGCCCTCCGCAGCAGACGTCGTCCTCCTTTCGTCGACCCCAGATCATAAGTCTACTTGCACGCCGCAGCAGGTTTCGCGTCATTCCGAGAATCTGACTGAGATGTCACTGCAATTCGACTCCCCTGCTTCGCTCCCGTCGCCGTCAGAGCTATTCTGGCAATTGCATAGTCCTGCGAACGTATCGCCACAAAACACAGAGAAGGATGCAACGAGAAAGGAGACAGGTAATCGCGCGGCAGATAAATCAGCATCAAATGAGAAAGCAGAAAACAGACCAAAAcgagcgaggaggaggataacGGACGAGCTACAAACGGTTCTCACGCATGTAGAGCCCGCCGCTCTCAGATCCAATGAAAATGCCTCTAAGAAAGCTCCGAAGACGAGAACGAAACGGCCGAATACCAACGCTGAAAGGAAACGTGAAGGGTCTAAGAATAAGACGCTGACAGGGAAGGTTTCGAAAGCGGGCAGTGCGGATCCACAGCAGTCTGATGCGAACCACCCATCGTCTTCGAAGTCGTTGTCGCAGGGAGGCGCAACAAAGGGCTTGAATGATTGGGAGGCTAGTGGGCTACAGTTGGAGGAAGCTACGGCACGAAGACTAGATTGGACGCCTGCCAAGGATACCGGGAAGCAAATATTTGATCTAAAGGGTGGTGGAGACACAGGAGGCAGTCAAGCGTCGGGAGCGACACAGAACTTCAGTAATCTTTTGGCAGGATATGGTTTTACTGGGAATGTGTCCACTCAGCCTAGCACTCAGGGAAACGAGGATGGCGGTGGCCCGACAAAGCGAAAACGAATAGATGTACGGTCCAGTAATAATCGAATTTCTGCAATATATACTAACATTCTACAGATAATGGATTCTCGGATTCAAGCGGGCTCTAAACCTAGTGCCAAAGACAGAGACTCCGTCGACAAGGAGAGCCAGCAGAAGCCCAAGAAGCAAACTAAGAAATTCACGACCCTTACTGCACGTGTGACAGCACGCTACGCTCCCGACTATACAGAAGATTCGGGCAACGGAAGTTTACATACCACAGATACGCGAGGCCGGACCGATGATGAAAATGCCGGCCGCAGGCGAAAGTCTAGGGCCAAAAAGAAACCGCAAGAGTCAGAGTTCATCGTTTTGTCACCAGAAGTTGCGGTAAAATCTCTCGAGGACCAGGATCTCATGTTTGGCACCTGCAGTCAGTTAGAGCGGGAAGATTCACCGACAACATTAAGAGATGTGCAAACAGCCATCAGTGAATCGGAGAGCTACATGGCTCCAATGCCAAAACCTAGTACTAACAGAACTTCATCTGGTTCTACGATATCACGCTTCACAAGTCCGAGGAATCTATGGTCTGAAGCCTCCAGAGATTTGCACGGGGCTCTGGCCCAAGCAGAAGTCTTGGATT from Aspergillus chevalieri M1 DNA, chromosome 2, nearly complete sequence includes:
- a CDS encoding EKC/KEOPS complex subunit CGI121/TPRKB (COG:K;~EggNog:ENOG410PPXT;~InterPro:IPR013926,IPR036504;~PFAM:PF08617) — encoded protein: MSALETINLSHLPASLPIHVGLYRDLQNAPFLRQQLISGNSDFEYALIDASMILSRTHALSAVFRAVNDYMNARLKSRNVHSEIVFSLSPANNIADSFRKFGITDSTKDLLVVKVSVTPEITHESVATHLGASIEGSAVPFNDETLAAISDVAKIKKAYKLGSLAPTPAKTNDVENHERRRLETALLGAIALRGAL
- the slx4 gene encoding protein slx4 (COG:L;~EggNog:ENOG410PPZT;~InterPro:IPR018574,IPR027784;~PFAM:PF09494;~go_component: GO:0005634 - nucleus [Evidence IEA];~go_component: GO:0033557 - Slx1-Slx4 complex [Evidence IEA];~go_function: GO:0017108 - 5'-flap endonuclease activity [Evidence IEA];~go_process: GO:0006260 - DNA replication [Evidence IEA];~go_process: GO:0006281 - DNA repair [Evidence IEA]), which gives rise to MTLLCLGNALTAPKPPGLLVTMPSAADVVLLSSTPDHKSTCTPQQVSRHSENLTEMSLQFDSPASLPSPSELFWQLHSPANVSPQNTEKDATRKETGNRAADKSASNEKAENRPKRARRRITDELQTVLTHVEPAALRSNENASKKAPKTRTKRPNTNAERKREGSKNKTLTGKVSKAGSADPQQSDANHPSSSKSLSQGGATKGLNDWEASGLQLEEATARRLDWTPAKDTGKQIFDLKGGGDTGGSQASGATQNFSNLLAGYGFTGNVSTQPSTQGNEDGGGPTKRKRIDVRSSNNRISAIYTNILQIMDSRIQAGSKPSAKDRDSVDKESQQKPKKQTKKFTTLTARVTARYAPDYTEDSGNGSLHTTDTRGRTDDENAGRRRKSRAKKKPQESEFIVLSPEVAVKSLEDQDLMFGTCSQLEREDSPTTLRDVQTAISESESYMAPMPKPSTNRTSSGSTISRFTSPRNLWSEASRDLHGALAQAEVLDLVEDSDLSKISPRVDRERYDALQRKTPKVVGQPVNTTHEKEASILNGNSDVLENSSQVSGANADQQSTSVAVESCPQMPQYNAFTEAELSQQVASYGFKAVRGRQNMINLLQKCWESRHGTRATSYGNRQQDVSALTKPPETSKDSKDTDTSNKTSGSKSKSKARSTANPATANDASTKPPARRRQGSSRPPSNPSQKPREGSVSQQQKPPYQQKPSYAVVEEIQDSEDEAIPSPTQLLSRYFTHPKPSSQPLPVSPTPSSTRRAPSNPNAITAILGNPKENDEPDLATQITKAVRAQPNMSSSVGSHKSPSWHEKILMYDPIVLEDFTTWLNTEGLGFVSEDREVGAALVREWCESNGICCCYKNKSW